A window from Primulina eburnea isolate SZY01 chromosome 2, ASM2296580v1, whole genome shotgun sequence encodes these proteins:
- the LOC140816589 gene encoding protein OXIDATIVE STRESS 3 LIKE 1-like, translating to MSIALERNNSGSDKSMERPGFVNRNMTCSASIYNSSDFSLVEEEDRSALLSSSSTSSIGKNSDEESSGGRGGGEGEEVQSKYNQEWALDALEQVLPVKKSISKFYSGKSKSFTSLSDSAFCSSMNDITKPENAYTRKHKNLMAHKHLWERTSNPTRNSRGGISKRPNNSRSMLALAAISICGESSNCETSNSTSSSLGFSLPPLPPNARRTICSELPSSPPADKFSSWRSFSLSDLQGAATDASSPSIPGS from the exons ATGTCGATTGCGTTGGAGCGGAACAACTCTGGCTCGGATAAATCGATGGAGAGGCCGGGTTTTGTAAACCGAAACATGACCTGCTCAGCTTCGATCTATAACTCGTCGGATTTTTCcctggtggaggaggaggatcGGAGTGCTTTGCTGTCTTCGTCGTCCACGTCATCAATTGGAAAGAATAGCGACGAGGAATCTTCTGGAGGGAGAGGGGGTGGAGAAGGGGAAGAGGTGCAGAGTAAATATAATCAAGAATGGGCTTTAGATGCTTTGGAGCAGGTTCTACCTGTAaa GAAAAGCATATCAAAGTTCTACAGTGGCAAATCGAAATCTTTTACCAGTCTATCAGAttctgcattttgctcctctaTGAACGACATTACGAAACCGGAAAATGCATACACTAGGAAACATAAGAACTTAATGGCACATAAACACTTGTGGGAGAGGACTTCAAATCCCACAAGGAACAGCCGTGGTGGGATATCAAAAAGACCCAACAATTCTAGGAGTATGTTAGCTCTGGCAGCAATTTCCATCTGCGGTGAGAGCAGTAATTGTGAAACTTCAAACTCCACTTCATCATCCCTTGGTTTCAGCCTTCCTCCTCTACCACCGAATGCGAGAAGAACTATATGTAGTGAGCTGCCATCGTCACCTCCTGCTGATAAGTTTTCTTCTTGGAGATCGTTTTCCTTGTCGGATCT